One window of the Granulicella arctica genome contains the following:
- a CDS encoding AsmA-like C-terminal region-containing protein, translating to MAEKRAKRRGFWGWFMISVLLAVIVLAIVGQIMVHRAGPILKGRVIETLSTRFRSRVEMDEFHVSLLRGLEVSGEGLRIFAPDEVVAAGATLPVIGIEHFEFHSGLMGLFVKPMHVGTVHVTGLAVNIPPKEMRAKEAASAPRKGKMKIVVDEIVCDDSRLIIGTEKPGKDPKDFELRHIVMREIGPDAPWQYDATLVNAIPKGNIHATGTFGPWVTESPGDSSVTGKYTFDNADLNTIKGIGGMLSSVGEFTGQLDRIAVNGTTETPNFSLDTANHGMPLHTKFAAVVDGTSGDTYLNQVEARLGGTNFMTKGTVISEKGKGHRIELDVDVPHGRIQDFLQLAIKTEPVIMNGSLQMKAKIHIRPGPERVAEKLGLKGDFTVQEIHFSNPAVQDKVDMLSERAQGNPKAAKPGAEDVRSRLAGTFTMDGGKLNFSKLGYVLPGGNIDMEGVYSLDGAQFDFHGKVRMEAKISQMVASRWKSLLLKPVDPFFRKDGSTEIPVKISGTKSEPKFGLDLGHKDKDETKGKSD from the coding sequence GTGGCTGAGAAAAGAGCAAAGCGGCGCGGGTTCTGGGGCTGGTTCATGATCTCCGTTCTGTTGGCAGTGATCGTTTTAGCGATCGTAGGGCAGATCATGGTGCATCGTGCTGGTCCGATCCTCAAGGGGCGGGTGATTGAGACGCTGAGCACACGGTTTCGCAGCCGGGTGGAGATGGATGAGTTTCATGTCTCGCTGCTGCGCGGACTTGAGGTTTCGGGTGAGGGGCTGCGGATCTTTGCTCCGGATGAGGTGGTGGCGGCGGGAGCGACGCTGCCGGTGATCGGGATCGAGCATTTTGAGTTTCACAGCGGGTTGATGGGGCTGTTTGTTAAGCCGATGCATGTGGGAACGGTGCATGTGACCGGGCTGGCGGTGAATATTCCGCCGAAGGAGATGCGGGCGAAGGAGGCGGCGTCCGCGCCCCGCAAGGGCAAGATGAAGATCGTGGTGGATGAGATTGTCTGCGACGACTCACGGCTGATTATCGGGACGGAGAAGCCGGGTAAGGATCCGAAGGACTTCGAATTGCGGCATATCGTGATGCGGGAGATCGGCCCGGACGCGCCTTGGCAGTATGACGCGACGCTGGTGAATGCGATTCCGAAGGGGAATATCCACGCGACAGGGACGTTTGGGCCGTGGGTTACGGAGAGTCCGGGTGACTCGTCGGTGACAGGGAAATACACGTTCGACAATGCAGACCTGAACACGATCAAGGGGATCGGGGGGATGCTGTCGTCGGTGGGGGAGTTTACGGGGCAACTGGACCGAATTGCGGTCAATGGGACGACGGAGACGCCGAATTTCTCGCTGGATACGGCGAACCATGGGATGCCGCTGCATACGAAGTTTGCGGCGGTGGTGGACGGCACGAGCGGTGACACCTATTTGAACCAGGTGGAGGCCCGGCTGGGTGGCACGAACTTCATGACGAAGGGCACCGTCATCAGCGAAAAGGGCAAGGGGCATCGGATCGAGCTTGATGTCGATGTACCGCATGGCCGCATCCAGGACTTCCTTCAGCTTGCGATCAAGACGGAGCCGGTGATCATGAATGGAAGCCTGCAGATGAAGGCGAAGATCCACATCCGGCCGGGGCCGGAGCGGGTGGCGGAGAAGCTGGGGCTGAAGGGTGACTTTACGGTGCAGGAGATCCACTTTTCGAACCCGGCGGTGCAGGACAAGGTCGACATGCTGAGTGAGCGGGCGCAGGGTAACCCGAAGGCGGCGAAGCCAGGAGCGGAGGATGTGCGGTCGAGGCTCGCGGGCACGTTCACTATGGATGGCGGCAAGCTGAACTTCAGCAAGCTTGGGTATGTGTTGCCGGGCGGGAACATCGACATGGAAGGCGTGTACTCGCTGGATGGCGCGCAGTTCGACTTTCATGGCAAGGTGCGGATGGAGGCGAAGATCTCGCAGATGGTGGCGTCGCGGTGGAAGTCGCTGCTGTTGAAGCCGGTCGATCCGTTCTTCCGGAAGGATGGATCGACGGAGATTCCTGTGAAGATCAGCGGGACGAAGTCTGAGCCGAAGTTCGGGTTGGACTTGGGGCACAAGGATAAGGACGAAACTAAGGGTAAATCGGACTAG
- a CDS encoding RNA polymerase sigma factor has product MNPGLGRDGVGSTSILRAAVESLPAMSKAVTQSGTRSGKLTPAQMEARAQQRLEDDDLIREAQAGERTAFDALVRRYDQSVLRLALHMLGNEQDAQDVHQEAFIKAYRHLGNFRFECSFYTWLYRIVTNLCLDQLRRRKSRREDPATVLDSSGDEMDLMANISDERSMANPARELERKVMGEQIKDALDKLTPRERTVFELKHYQGLKLRTIGEMLSTTEETAKNTLFRATRKLREQLKTARNR; this is encoded by the coding sequence ATGAATCCTGGCTTGGGCCGGGATGGTGTTGGCAGTACCTCCATACTGCGTGCGGCGGTAGAATCACTGCCAGCGATGTCGAAGGCAGTGACGCAATCCGGAACCCGCAGCGGGAAGCTGACCCCGGCGCAGATGGAAGCGCGGGCTCAGCAGCGGCTTGAAGACGACGACCTGATCCGCGAGGCGCAGGCGGGCGAGCGAACGGCGTTTGACGCGCTGGTGCGGCGGTACGACCAGTCGGTGCTTCGGCTGGCGCTGCACATGCTTGGAAATGAGCAGGACGCGCAGGACGTTCACCAGGAAGCTTTCATCAAGGCGTACCGTCACCTGGGGAACTTTCGGTTCGAGTGCTCGTTCTACACGTGGTTGTACCGGATTGTGACGAACCTTTGTCTCGATCAGCTTCGGCGGCGCAAGAGCCGTCGCGAGGATCCGGCTACGGTGCTCGACTCGAGCGGCGATGAGATGGATCTGATGGCGAATATCTCCGATGAGCGCTCGATGGCGAATCCGGCCCGGGAGCTTGAACGGAAGGTAATGGGCGAACAGATCAAGGATGCGTTGGATAAGCTGACGCCTCGGGAACGAACGGTCTTTGAGTTGAAGCACTACCAGGGATTGAAGCTGCGCACGATTGGCGAGATGTTGAGCACGACGGAAGAGACGGCAAAGAATACGCTCTTCCGGGCAACGAGAAAGCTGCGCGAGCAGTTGAAGACAGCGCGGAATCGGTAA
- a CDS encoding HEAT repeat domain-containing protein, protein MAQENVVLAVYGELPDELRVALERHLTGCDECRLEWTAMQALEAQLALNPVLEPSPNLLAQSRMRLDEALDQIPPHGFLTRLRSNFSSWMHHVQGAPALTTLLLGVGFLAGNFTYRYQVAHQPRQDAGVIVMTNPTTGAVANVTGIVQTPDPEVVQVNYNRVVPETMQGSLDNKEIRELLLKGMAQGANTEVHERSVNLLSNECKVGHACTAETDGKGIRSALLVSLRYDKDAGVRLKALEGLQPYVGQDQHVRDAILEAVSSDKNAGVRKTAISLLTPVQSDSSVRQVLRTVSTQDENPYIRTASFQALQGSAEIQ, encoded by the coding sequence ATGGCACAGGAGAACGTAGTTCTAGCGGTATACGGCGAGCTTCCCGACGAGTTGAGGGTTGCGCTTGAGCGTCACCTGACTGGGTGCGATGAGTGCAGGCTTGAGTGGACGGCGATGCAGGCTCTCGAGGCGCAGCTTGCGCTCAATCCGGTGCTTGAGCCGTCGCCGAATCTTCTGGCGCAGAGCCGGATGCGACTCGATGAGGCCTTGGACCAGATTCCGCCGCACGGCTTTCTGACGCGCCTGCGAAGCAATTTTTCAAGCTGGATGCACCATGTACAAGGTGCGCCTGCGCTGACGACGCTCCTTTTAGGAGTTGGCTTTCTGGCGGGGAACTTTACCTATCGGTACCAGGTTGCGCATCAGCCCAGACAGGACGCGGGCGTAATCGTGATGACGAATCCGACGACCGGCGCGGTGGCGAATGTTACAGGGATAGTGCAGACTCCCGATCCTGAAGTCGTGCAGGTGAACTATAACCGCGTTGTTCCGGAGACGATGCAGGGCTCGCTCGACAACAAGGAGATTCGCGAACTGTTGCTGAAGGGGATGGCGCAGGGGGCGAATACCGAGGTGCATGAGCGGTCCGTCAACCTGCTCTCGAATGAGTGCAAGGTCGGACATGCCTGCACGGCCGAGACGGATGGTAAGGGCATTCGGAGTGCGCTGCTGGTGTCGCTGCGCTACGACAAAGACGCCGGGGTACGGTTGAAGGCGCTTGAAGGATTGCAGCCGTATGTCGGGCAGGATCAGCATGTGCGGGATGCGATTCTTGAGGCGGTGTCGAGCGACAAGAACGCGGGTGTCCGCAAGACGGCGATCAGCCTGCTGACGCCGGTGCAATCGGACTCCAGCGTGCGGCAGGTGTTGCGCACGGTGTCGACGCAGGATGAGAATCCTTATATCCGCACAGCCTCGTTCCAAGCGCTGCAGGGTTCGGCTGAGATTCAATAA
- a CDS encoding ribonuclease HI family protein has protein sequence MPPRHTTPSLFSSTTPDPAPESAPQSAKSSWIYAHCDGGARGNPGPAGFGALVQDEAGSVVAELSEFLGMRTNNYAEYSGLLGCLQYALDQNYRRLKVVSDSELMVKQIQGKYQVKSPDLKPLYDEAKRRIAKLDGFEISHALRHKNKDADRLANEAMDRGMKRPGTPTQPPTPPKAIPYPVKAEAPPIPISFPNRPATPASPPALPPKADTMLRGFTRDGVIHVLGGTTLPDGVFVKIIRE, from the coding sequence ATGCCACCACGCCACACCACGCCAAGCCTTTTCTCAAGCACGACCCCCGACCCGGCACCGGAATCCGCCCCGCAGTCCGCAAAATCCAGCTGGATCTACGCCCACTGCGACGGTGGCGCACGCGGCAACCCCGGTCCCGCAGGCTTCGGCGCGCTTGTGCAGGATGAAGCAGGCAGCGTAGTCGCCGAGCTCTCCGAGTTCCTCGGCATGCGCACCAACAACTACGCCGAGTACTCCGGCCTCCTCGGCTGCCTCCAGTACGCCCTCGACCAGAACTACCGCCGCCTCAAGGTCGTCTCCGACTCCGAACTCATGGTCAAGCAGATCCAGGGCAAGTATCAGGTCAAAAGTCCCGACCTCAAACCCCTCTACGACGAGGCAAAGCGCCGCATCGCCAAACTGGACGGCTTCGAAATCTCCCACGCCCTCCGCCACAAGAACAAGGACGCCGACCGGCTGGCCAACGAAGCCATGGACCGCGGCATGAAGCGTCCCGGCACCCCCACGCAGCCTCCCACACCCCCAAAAGCCATCCCCTACCCAGTCAAGGCGGAAGCCCCACCCATCCCCATCTCCTTCCCAAACCGCCCCGCAACACCGGCCTCACCGCCAGCACTCCCACCAAAAGCCGACACCATGCTCCGGGGCTTTACCCGCGACGGCGTCATTCACGTCCTCGGCGGCACCACCCTCCCCGACGGCGTCTTCGTCAAAATCATCCGCGAATAG